A genomic segment from Polyangium mundeleinium encodes:
- a CDS encoding hybrid sensor histidine kinase/response regulator, with product MTIRSSFRPRHALSCLALGLLLSLAGPASAADIADLGVPMIRSFGADDGLPQNSVNAIAFEPGGRMWIGTQAGTASYDGQRFTPLELPRGVTSSSWVTALAVTHDGAVWFGLETGEIFRYASERFTRIEAVEGPTKLVRTIVETREGEGHALWVGTVGGLHRLDAGERLRRIELGPGFERAGVDAVREGHGPNGERTLWVGTTAGLLHCEAERCAPFATKANGLPHDIVTALLTTVGEGGRPELWVGTMGGLAHHADGRWEPFTKANSPLPAEFVRTLGETVSGAGKRALWIGTMGGGLVRLQDGVWTVLAKARSTLPDDYVIALAPTSRAHGAQVLWIGTTNGGLSRLRHDGWTAFTPRNSPLSGAVYAITEVRPEGGAPELWFGMDGNVIRRSAGGFSPLTSPDTPGGLGNSITTLLASRREPGVVWIGSASGELHRWQDGRFTTYTPRNSPMPRGNVTDLRESLDGHGLWVTTLGSGAARLDDQGAWQVVKQENTQLLDNGVTSVLESTRPGDKVATWFGTRRGLSRLEDGRWTNYTSANAPLGGDFVATLTELRDMRGARVLWIGTLGGGVARYDLDANVWRSPLGTKSRPSLPDDTIYQVRADARGRIHLFTNRGVARLSPRAPTPDDPAEFSLYTFTTEDGLPSNECNMNGSFVDSRGRIWAGTAGGAAVFDPADEVEATTPKPLVLSAARAAGGALLPGMGIAWDENTVAFDYALLSFFRDRDTRYRTQMAGFDPSPSDWSTDAKARYTNLSAGAYTFQVWGRDHAGNVAGPVSIAFQVKPAPWRTWWAYLGYTLALFGLVWSGVRVRLRALRRRTLELEQQVESRTAELKAAKEAADQANRAKSAFLASMSHELRTPLNGILGYTQLVARMPGLPREGKDGLGVVQRSGEHLLSLIDDVLDLARIEAGKLEIVPSDVHLPLLVQSVVDLCRVRAEGKGLAFHYVPAKDAPSWVRADEKRLTQVLVNLVGNAVKFTREGSVTLRVEGRGEEVSFHVEDTGPGIAPADLARIFQPFEQSGDRRARIEGTGLGLSITQRIVAQMGGRIEVQSAPGAGSTFTVTLRLPALPERATAGEEHLSEEITGYEGARRVVVVVDDNDHNRAFLRDALGPLGFEVEEAEEGGKALALCEERRPDLVILDLTLPDIPGDEVARRLRQTPALTGLPIVASSASVDEEQQRRARDAGCDEFLPKPVRLPALFEVLARRLALTWSHAPRAMEAAPGEAAPAPRIEPPAEVRARLLDLAERGRIPELLQALQAIEAEDARLSAWVGEVRALAEGYRLGELCEMLAPG from the coding sequence ATGACCATCCGGTCTTCCTTTCGCCCTCGACATGCGCTCTCCTGCCTCGCCTTGGGGCTCCTCCTTTCTCTTGCGGGTCCCGCCTCCGCCGCCGACATCGCGGATCTCGGCGTGCCCATGATCCGCTCCTTCGGCGCGGACGACGGGCTCCCCCAGAACAGCGTCAATGCCATCGCCTTCGAGCCGGGCGGGCGAATGTGGATCGGCACCCAGGCCGGCACCGCCTCCTACGACGGACAGCGGTTCACGCCGCTCGAGCTGCCGCGCGGCGTAACCTCGTCGAGCTGGGTGACGGCCCTTGCGGTGACGCATGACGGCGCCGTCTGGTTCGGGCTGGAGACGGGCGAAATCTTTCGTTATGCGAGCGAGCGGTTCACGCGCATCGAGGCGGTCGAGGGCCCCACGAAGCTCGTGCGCACCATCGTCGAGACGCGCGAGGGGGAAGGCCACGCGCTCTGGGTGGGCACCGTGGGCGGCCTCCACCGCCTCGACGCGGGCGAGCGCTTGCGTCGGATCGAGCTCGGGCCCGGTTTCGAGCGCGCAGGCGTCGATGCCGTGCGCGAAGGCCATGGGCCGAACGGTGAGAGGACGCTCTGGGTGGGCACGACCGCCGGGCTCTTGCATTGCGAGGCCGAGCGCTGCGCCCCGTTCGCCACCAAGGCGAACGGATTGCCTCATGATATCGTCACCGCTCTGCTCACCACCGTCGGCGAGGGGGGCCGGCCGGAGCTCTGGGTCGGCACGATGGGCGGCCTCGCCCATCACGCGGACGGGCGCTGGGAGCCGTTCACGAAAGCGAACTCGCCTCTGCCCGCGGAGTTCGTACGGACGCTCGGCGAGACGGTGAGCGGCGCGGGAAAACGTGCGCTCTGGATCGGCACCATGGGCGGGGGCCTGGTGCGCTTGCAGGACGGCGTGTGGACGGTGCTGGCCAAGGCGCGCTCGACCCTCCCGGACGATTACGTCATCGCCCTCGCGCCGACCAGCCGCGCACACGGCGCGCAGGTGCTGTGGATTGGCACCACCAACGGCGGCCTCTCACGCTTGCGGCACGACGGGTGGACGGCGTTCACGCCGCGCAACTCGCCCCTCTCGGGCGCCGTGTACGCCATCACGGAGGTGCGCCCCGAGGGCGGCGCGCCCGAGCTTTGGTTCGGCATGGATGGCAACGTGATCCGGCGGTCCGCGGGAGGCTTCTCGCCGCTCACTTCGCCCGATACGCCGGGGGGGCTCGGCAATAGCATCACCACGCTCCTCGCCTCCCGGCGCGAGCCCGGCGTGGTCTGGATCGGCAGCGCCAGCGGCGAGCTCCATCGCTGGCAGGACGGGCGCTTCACCACGTACACCCCGCGCAACTCCCCGATGCCGCGCGGCAATGTCACCGACCTGCGCGAGTCGCTGGACGGGCACGGGTTATGGGTCACCACGCTGGGCAGCGGCGCCGCGCGCCTCGACGACCAGGGCGCCTGGCAGGTCGTCAAGCAGGAGAACACGCAGCTCCTCGACAACGGGGTGACGTCCGTCCTCGAGAGCACGCGCCCGGGCGACAAGGTGGCCACGTGGTTCGGCACGCGCCGAGGGTTGTCCCGGCTCGAGGACGGTCGATGGACGAACTACACGTCGGCGAACGCGCCGCTCGGTGGGGACTTCGTCGCCACGCTGACCGAGCTGCGCGATATGCGCGGCGCGCGTGTGCTCTGGATCGGCACCCTGGGCGGCGGCGTCGCGCGGTATGACCTCGACGCCAACGTGTGGCGTTCGCCTCTCGGCACGAAGAGCCGCCCGTCGCTGCCGGACGACACCATCTATCAGGTGCGCGCGGACGCGCGGGGCCGCATCCATCTCTTCACCAACCGCGGCGTCGCGCGCCTCTCACCCCGCGCGCCCACGCCGGACGACCCCGCCGAGTTTTCTCTCTACACCTTCACCACCGAGGATGGGCTGCCGAGCAACGAATGCAACATGAACGGCTCGTTCGTCGACAGCCGCGGCCGCATCTGGGCGGGCACCGCCGGCGGCGCCGCCGTCTTCGATCCGGCAGACGAGGTCGAAGCGACGACGCCCAAGCCGCTCGTCCTCTCCGCGGCGCGCGCGGCGGGCGGGGCGCTGCTGCCCGGGATGGGCATCGCGTGGGACGAGAACACCGTCGCCTTCGATTACGCGCTCCTCTCCTTCTTCCGGGACCGCGACACGCGTTATCGCACGCAGATGGCCGGCTTCGACCCTTCGCCGAGCGACTGGAGCACGGACGCCAAGGCGAGGTACACGAACCTCTCCGCGGGCGCGTACACCTTCCAGGTCTGGGGGCGCGACCATGCCGGCAACGTGGCGGGGCCCGTCTCGATTGCATTCCAGGTAAAGCCCGCGCCGTGGCGGACGTGGTGGGCCTACCTCGGCTATACGCTCGCGCTCTTCGGGCTCGTCTGGAGCGGGGTGCGCGTGCGGCTGCGCGCGCTGCGGCGGCGGACCCTCGAGCTCGAGCAGCAGGTCGAGTCGCGCACCGCCGAGCTCAAGGCGGCCAAGGAGGCAGCCGACCAGGCGAACCGCGCCAAATCGGCCTTCCTCGCCAGCATGAGCCACGAGCTGCGCACGCCGCTCAATGGGATTCTCGGCTACACGCAGCTCGTCGCCCGCATGCCGGGGCTCCCCCGGGAGGGCAAGGACGGGCTCGGCGTCGTGCAAAGGTCGGGCGAGCACCTGCTTTCGCTCATCGACGACGTCCTCGACCTCGCCCGCATCGAGGCGGGCAAGCTGGAGATTGTTCCGAGCGATGTCCATCTGCCCCTGCTCGTGCAAAGCGTGGTGGACCTCTGCCGGGTGCGGGCGGAGGGCAAGGGGCTCGCATTTCATTACGTGCCCGCGAAGGATGCGCCTTCCTGGGTGCGCGCGGACGAAAAGCGGCTCACGCAGGTGCTCGTCAATCTCGTCGGCAATGCGGTCAAGTTCACCCGGGAGGGGAGCGTCACCTTGCGCGTCGAGGGCCGGGGCGAGGAGGTTTCCTTTCACGTCGAGGACACCGGGCCGGGGATTGCACCTGCGGATCTGGCGCGCATCTTCCAGCCCTTCGAGCAATCGGGCGACCGGCGCGCGCGTATCGAGGGCACCGGGCTCGGGCTTTCGATCACCCAGCGCATCGTGGCGCAGATGGGCGGCCGGATCGAGGTGCAGAGCGCTCCGGGCGCGGGAAGCACGTTCACGGTGACCCTGCGCCTGCCCGCCCTTCCGGAGCGTGCGACAGCGGGCGAAGAGCACCTCTCCGAGGAGATCACGGGCTACGAGGGCGCGCGGCGGGTGGTGGTCGTCGTCGATGACAACGACCATAACCGTGCCTTCTTGCGCGACGCGCTGGGGCCGCTCGGGTTCGAGGTCGAGGAGGCCGAGGAAGGCGGGAAGGCCCTTGCGCTCTGTGAGGAGCGGCGGCCCGATCTGGTGATCCTGGACCTCACCCTGCCGGACATCCCTGGCGACGAGGTCGCGCGCCGTCTGCGCCAGACGCCTGCGCTCACGGGATTGCCCATCGTGGCCTCCTCCGCGAGCGTGGACGAGGAGCAACAGAGGCGCGCCAGGGACGCCGGCTGCGACGAGTTCCTCCCCAAGCCCGTGCGCTTGCCGGCGCTCTTCGAGGTGCTCGCGCGGCGGCTCGCGCTCACCTGGAGCCACGCGCCGCGTGCAATGGAAGCGGCGCCAGGGGAGGCGGCGCCTGCGCCCCGGATCGAGCCGCCCGCGGAGGTACGCGCGCGCCTTCTGGACCTCGCCGAGCGAGGGCGTATCCCGGAGCTGCTGCAAGCGTTGCAGGCGATCGAGGCGGAGGACGCGCGGCTCTCCGCTTGGGTGGGCGAGGTGCGCGCGCTGGCCGAGGGCTACCGCCTGGGCGAGCTTTGCGAGATGCTCGCGCCCGGATGA
- a CDS encoding formylglycine-generating enzyme family protein — translation MKRQWIGGIVVWSFAAVGWLASNGPDEALAQPKPAPAKPTTSPAKAPSVVEVRLEGGTFQMGDRYDTVTVAPFFLDDIEVTVGAYGACVDAGQCTTPNTGKYCNWGEADRQNHPINCVDWFQAEAYCKSQQKRLPTEEEWEWAARGGSRANTYPWGEDTPLKQLCWNGPGNDKGEMKRASTCPVGSYPRGNTPQKIKDLGGNVWEWTSSKYRPEEEHLVIRGTSWLDDLASAVRVAFRVKNMPKDRYSNIGFRCARSP, via the coding sequence ATGAAGCGGCAATGGATCGGTGGAATCGTCGTGTGGAGCTTTGCGGCGGTCGGGTGGCTCGCGTCGAACGGACCTGACGAGGCCCTTGCGCAACCGAAACCGGCTCCCGCAAAACCCACCACGTCCCCGGCGAAAGCCCCGAGTGTCGTGGAGGTGCGCCTCGAGGGCGGGACGTTCCAGATGGGCGACCGCTATGACACCGTGACCGTCGCGCCATTTTTCCTCGACGACATCGAGGTCACCGTCGGCGCGTATGGCGCATGCGTGGACGCAGGACAATGCACCACGCCGAACACCGGCAAGTACTGCAACTGGGGGGAGGCGGATCGGCAGAACCACCCCATCAACTGCGTGGATTGGTTTCAGGCGGAAGCTTATTGCAAATCGCAACAGAAGCGACTCCCGACGGAAGAGGAATGGGAGTGGGCAGCACGCGGAGGGAGCCGCGCCAATACGTATCCCTGGGGTGAAGACACGCCTCTCAAGCAACTGTGCTGGAATGGGCCGGGCAACGACAAGGGCGAGATGAAGCGTGCCTCGACGTGCCCCGTCGGCAGCTACCCTCGAGGAAATACGCCGCAAAAGATCAAGGACCTCGGCGGGAACGTGTGGGAATGGACGTCGAGCAAATATCGGCCCGAGGAAGAACACCTCGTCATCCGAGGCACGAGCTGGCTCGACGATCTCGCCTCGGCCGTTCGTGTCGCCTTTCGCGTGAAGAACATGCCGAAGGACCGCTACAGCAACATCGGTTTCCGCTGCGCCCGATCCCCCTGA
- the chrA gene encoding chromate efflux transporter: MALLFFRLGCTSFGGPAAHVALMEAEVVVRRKWVTREEFLDLFAATNLIPGPNSTEMAIHLGYRRAGTPGLVVAGACFILPAALITAGFAIAYQRLRTLPALEGLLYGLKPAMLSIVLAAMARLVLPRKKDFFFLSLGLAAAAASVLGVNEIGVLFGGAALGAIVPGSKKPPEKPPSAPNKAGASAATLMVPVTASVATTGGKLVPLGLFFLKVGSILYGSGYVLIALLRAGLVTERGWLTEAELLDAVAIGQFTPGPVLSTATFIGYLIEGPAGAAVATLAIFLPSFVFVRASAPLLPKMRAAPRLAGLLDGAAAASLGLLAAATIALGRGALVDVPAWLLLAAALPVAMQPKINATWIVVGGALAGLVVRAALGHSP; the protein is encoded by the coding sequence GTGGCGCTCTTGTTTTTTCGCCTCGGATGCACCTCGTTCGGCGGCCCCGCCGCGCACGTCGCGCTCATGGAGGCCGAGGTCGTCGTCCGCCGCAAATGGGTGACGCGCGAGGAGTTTCTGGATCTCTTCGCCGCGACGAACCTGATCCCGGGGCCGAACTCCACCGAAATGGCGATCCACCTCGGGTATCGCCGCGCCGGCACGCCGGGGCTCGTCGTCGCGGGGGCTTGCTTCATCCTGCCGGCCGCGTTGATCACGGCCGGATTCGCGATCGCCTACCAGCGCCTGCGCACGCTCCCCGCCCTCGAAGGGCTGCTTTATGGCCTCAAGCCCGCGATGCTCTCGATCGTGCTCGCAGCCATGGCGCGGCTCGTCCTGCCTCGCAAGAAGGATTTTTTCTTCCTTTCGCTCGGCCTCGCCGCGGCCGCAGCGAGCGTGCTCGGGGTGAATGAAATTGGCGTGCTCTTCGGAGGCGCGGCGCTCGGCGCGATCGTCCCGGGCTCGAAGAAGCCCCCCGAGAAGCCGCCCTCCGCACCGAACAAGGCGGGCGCGTCGGCCGCCACGCTCATGGTTCCGGTTACCGCGTCCGTCGCGACCACAGGGGGAAAACTCGTCCCGCTCGGGCTGTTTTTCCTGAAGGTCGGGAGCATTCTCTACGGCAGCGGATACGTGCTGATCGCGCTGCTCCGCGCAGGGCTCGTGACCGAGCGGGGCTGGCTCACCGAGGCGGAGCTGCTCGACGCGGTCGCGATCGGTCAGTTCACGCCGGGCCCCGTGCTCTCCACCGCGACATTCATTGGATACCTGATCGAAGGCCCCGCCGGCGCGGCCGTCGCCACGCTCGCCATCTTCCTGCCGAGCTTCGTCTTCGTCCGCGCGAGCGCGCCGCTCCTGCCGAAGATGCGCGCCGCGCCCCGCCTCGCGGGTCTGCTCGACGGCGCCGCCGCCGCCTCGCTCGGCCTGCTCGCCGCCGCGACGATCGCCCTCGGCCGCGGCGCGCTCGTCGATGTCCCCGCGTGGCTGCTCCTCGCCGCCGCCTTGCCCGTCGCGATGCAGCCGAAGATCAATGCGACGTGGATCGTGGTGGGCGGCGCGCTCGCCGGCCTCGTGGTTCGCGCTGCGCTCGGACATTCACCGTAA
- a CDS encoding PEGA domain-containing protein, with translation MRAIVCCSILLLASPAARAQSLPSATDESPEADRDLEFQAFAQLGDHERVAGRLREAARAYRQALNVRSDPLVAGRLGLVLVEGGRPEDATELLLYALHQAPATTPAERAERRRFFEAHEVARAHGSWVEVIVSHAGARVTVDGVDRNAVGRSAFWTFVAGGEHEIRATLDGFEEAVVTFTAVKGKDMKVSVPLTARTVEEAPAIHVPEKAPIVTLPVVVSGPGFTKQEDPFAEADKKGMRGYVEAGPVVVFGVASWSPAVGLAVGGGIRPNEHVSLGIEARAAWLTTGVADRPINAMTAGAIASVCGHYKWFYGCGIGHLGVLNVDITSQGYTPASFSFVKPGVGGRVGARVRLTQSFTVQAAADILGLSSGVMVVVGPTILSEQPAVMVGAQIGGGWEF, from the coding sequence ATGCGCGCGATCGTATGCTGTTCGATCCTGCTTCTCGCGTCGCCCGCGGCGCGGGCGCAGAGCCTCCCGAGCGCCACCGACGAGAGCCCCGAGGCGGACAGGGACCTGGAGTTCCAGGCGTTCGCGCAGCTCGGGGATCACGAGCGCGTCGCGGGCCGGCTGCGCGAAGCCGCCCGGGCCTACCGCCAGGCGCTCAACGTGCGGTCCGATCCGCTCGTCGCGGGGCGTCTCGGGCTCGTGCTGGTCGAGGGCGGTAGGCCCGAGGATGCGACCGAGCTTCTGCTCTACGCGCTCCATCAGGCCCCCGCCACGACGCCCGCGGAGCGAGCCGAGCGCAGGCGCTTTTTCGAGGCGCACGAGGTGGCGCGCGCGCATGGCTCGTGGGTCGAGGTGATCGTCTCCCACGCGGGTGCGCGTGTGACGGTGGACGGCGTCGATCGGAATGCTGTGGGGCGTTCGGCCTTCTGGACGTTCGTGGCGGGGGGAGAGCACGAGATCCGCGCGACCCTCGACGGCTTCGAAGAGGCGGTCGTGACGTTCACGGCCGTGAAGGGGAAGGACATGAAGGTTTCCGTCCCCCTGACGGCGCGCACGGTGGAAGAGGCGCCGGCGATCCATGTCCCCGAGAAGGCCCCGATCGTGACGTTGCCCGTGGTGGTTTCGGGGCCTGGATTTACGAAACAGGAAGACCCGTTCGCGGAAGCAGACAAGAAGGGAATGCGGGGTTATGTCGAGGCGGGGCCGGTGGTGGTGTTTGGCGTGGCGTCGTGGAGCCCCGCGGTAGGTTTGGCGGTGGGTGGGGGAATCCGGCCGAATGAGCACGTGTCGCTGGGGATCGAGGCGCGCGCGGCGTGGCTGACGACGGGCGTCGCGGATCGACCGATCAATGCGATGACGGCAGGTGCGATCGCGAGCGTGTGCGGGCACTACAAGTGGTTCTACGGCTGCGGGATTGGGCATCTCGGGGTGCTCAACGTCGACATCACGAGTCAGGGCTACACCCCCGCGAGTTTTTCGTTTGTCAAGCCCGGCGTGGGAGGCCGCGTCGGCGCCAGGGTTCGACTTACGCAATCCTTCACGGTTCAGGCAGCGGCCGATATTCTCGGCTTATCGAGCGGTGTGATGGTGGTTGTTGGACCAACGATCCTTTCGGAGCAGCCGGCGGTCATGGTCGGCGCCCAGATCGGCGGAGGTTGGGAGTTTTGA
- a CDS encoding aspartate kinase, with protein MIVMKFGGSSVANRKQIEKVLAIVRGRAARTPLVVSSAHKGMTDALLSGAREAARGVYAPERVIERQAAIARELGCDDALLTPFYEEIAALYRGLSLVRELSSRSLDYAASFGERMAVRVIADFFTREGLPAQAFDVWDLGFLTDSTFGSARPLPGYEAAMQRAMRERVPAGVVPVVTGFVGKTEAGDITTVGRNGSDLTATLVGAAIAAEEVEIWSDTDGVMTADPSVVKKARSISEMRFDEAAELAYFGSRVLHPSTLVPAMQKNIPVRVLNTNRPEHPGTVIREAAPPSELSATSIAYKEGQFAVTIRSTRMFGAAGFLGEAFQALGRHEVVVDMIATSEVSVSFTTDRREPLDRALPDLERLGEVRVEAGKTLMVVVGRRLAAQAGLGAAILQAVADAGVNVEMVSYGMKSISLTMLVADKDVGAASAVLHERLFERA; from the coding sequence ATGATCGTCATGAAGTTCGGCGGCAGCTCCGTCGCCAACCGCAAGCAGATCGAGAAGGTGCTCGCGATCGTCCGCGGGCGCGCGGCGCGGACGCCGCTCGTCGTGAGCTCGGCCCACAAGGGCATGACCGACGCGCTGCTCTCGGGCGCGCGCGAGGCCGCTCGCGGCGTCTACGCCCCCGAGCGCGTGATCGAGCGCCAGGCCGCGATCGCCCGCGAGCTCGGCTGCGACGACGCCCTGCTCACGCCCTTTTACGAAGAGATCGCGGCCCTCTATCGGGGCCTGTCGCTCGTGCGGGAGCTCAGCTCGCGCAGCCTCGACTACGCCGCGAGCTTCGGCGAGCGCATGGCCGTGCGGGTCATCGCCGATTTCTTCACGCGAGAAGGCCTGCCCGCCCAGGCGTTCGACGTCTGGGATCTCGGTTTCCTCACGGACAGCACGTTCGGCTCGGCGCGCCCCCTGCCCGGCTACGAGGCCGCGATGCAACGCGCGATGCGCGAGCGCGTGCCGGCCGGCGTCGTGCCCGTCGTGACGGGTTTCGTCGGGAAGACCGAGGCCGGCGACATCACGACCGTCGGCCGCAACGGCAGTGATCTCACGGCGACGCTCGTCGGCGCCGCGATCGCCGCCGAGGAGGTCGAGATCTGGTCCGACACCGACGGCGTGATGACCGCCGATCCGAGCGTCGTGAAGAAGGCCCGCTCGATCTCCGAGATGCGCTTCGACGAGGCCGCGGAGCTCGCCTACTTCGGCAGCCGCGTGCTGCACCCCTCGACGCTCGTGCCGGCGATGCAAAAGAACATCCCGGTCCGCGTGCTCAACACGAACCGGCCCGAGCACCCCGGCACGGTCATCCGCGAGGCCGCGCCCCCGAGCGAGCTTTCAGCGACGAGCATCGCCTACAAGGAAGGGCAGTTCGCCGTGACGATCCGTTCGACGCGGATGTTCGGCGCCGCGGGTTTCCTCGGCGAGGCGTTCCAGGCGCTCGGGCGGCACGAGGTCGTGGTCGACATGATCGCGACCTCCGAGGTCAGCGTGTCGTTCACGACGGACCGCCGTGAGCCGCTGGATCGCGCCCTGCCGGACCTCGAGCGGCTCGGCGAGGTGCGGGTCGAGGCGGGAAAGACGCTGATGGTGGTCGTGGGCCGAAGGCTCGCGGCGCAAGCGGGCCTCGGCGCGGCGATCTTGCAGGCCGTCGCGGACGCAGGCGTGAACGTGGAAATGGTGAGTTACGGCATGAAGAGCATCAGCCTGACGATGCTCGTGGCCGACAAGGACGTAGGCGCCGCGTCGGCGGTGCTGCACGAGAGGCTCTTCGAGCGCGCTTGA
- a CDS encoding DUF6209 family protein encodes MSFSSDWSHKQSGDIRAGEPLQIEYATDRLCQCRAERYGQKAWSIRVNLRFHPSGQEQAGDVSSGACQVNVPANTSRIELWFNNTDHTGCSTWDSRYGQNYWLDVKAAG; translated from the coding sequence GTGAGCTTTTCGTCAGACTGGTCTCATAAGCAGAGCGGCGACATTCGAGCCGGGGAGCCCTTGCAGATCGAATACGCCACGGACAGGTTGTGTCAGTGCCGGGCGGAGCGTTATGGGCAGAAGGCGTGGAGTATCCGCGTCAACCTCCGATTTCACCCGAGCGGACAGGAGCAAGCCGGCGATGTCTCCTCAGGAGCCTGCCAGGTGAACGTGCCCGCGAACACCAGCCGGATCGAGCTATGGTTCAACAATACGGATCACACGGGCTGCTCGACCTGGGATAGCCGCTACGGCCAGAACTATTGGCTGGACGTGAAGGCCGCTGGGTAA
- a CDS encoding RNA polymerase sigma factor: MGPSRSPAPFLDRLAELLGLRPEIQRIVMSDDDAYTRDSAEDQVQRVYDKAYRHLPDYEPHPDGMKPWLLTITRNVMSDAHRETQRHERVFEPDDGHVDRAETPEVSPERAVELKQALEKVMSAFRDMPPSQAAVLWMVCVEERSHEEAGVALGISEDAAKMALSRARRFLKARFGDDLFTVPPPLLALLSDCAPLLGHLWAFFMAMVFASLVVSPREPAPLLHAVATGVARVMAASAADVTHAAEPVPSSDFAAASAPVLVPSTPKRQMLAPRRRRVDSDKQGFPTFGLSADQKGSSANASF, translated from the coding sequence ATGGGACCCTCTCGATCGCCTGCGCCCTTCCTCGATCGTCTTGCCGAGCTCCTCGGCCTGCGCCCCGAGATCCAGCGCATCGTCATGAGCGATGACGATGCATACACCCGCGACTCCGCGGAGGACCAAGTCCAACGCGTGTACGACAAGGCGTACCGCCACCTCCCCGACTACGAGCCGCACCCCGACGGCATGAAGCCCTGGCTCCTGACCATCACCCGCAACGTGATGAGCGACGCGCACCGCGAGACGCAACGTCATGAGCGGGTGTTCGAGCCTGACGACGGGCACGTCGACAGAGCCGAGACGCCGGAGGTCTCGCCCGAGCGCGCGGTGGAGCTGAAGCAGGCCCTGGAGAAGGTGATGTCCGCTTTCCGAGACATGCCCCCCTCGCAAGCCGCGGTGCTCTGGATGGTTTGCGTCGAAGAGCGGTCGCACGAGGAGGCCGGCGTGGCGCTCGGGATCTCCGAGGACGCCGCGAAGATGGCGCTTTCGCGCGCGCGGAGGTTCCTCAAAGCTCGGTTCGGCGACGATCTCTTCACGGTCCCGCCTCCCCTGCTCGCGCTGCTCTCCGACTGCGCTCCCTTGCTCGGACACCTTTGGGCCTTTTTCATGGCCATGGTGTTCGCGTCGTTGGTGGTCTCGCCTCGCGAGCCCGCTCCCTTGCTCCACGCTGTGGCGACCGGCGTGGCGCGCGTCATGGCAGCTTCGGCCGCGGACGTTACGCACGCCGCGGAGCCGGTGCCCTCGTCGGATTTCGCTGCCGCATCCGCGCCCGTCCTGGTGCCGTCCACGCCGAAGAGGCAGATGCTCGCCCCGCGTCGTCGGCGGGTCGATAGCGACAAGCAAGGTTTCCCCACGTTCGGTTTGTCCGCGGACCAGAAGGGTTCGTCCGCGAACGCGTCCTTCTAG
- a CDS encoding DUF2934 domain-containing protein — MKTKGKKAAKKSEAGKKSAKAAVATAAAVAAPLAPPPVAATPAPEAPAVIDEDFKAPAASERRPISIEERRRLIALTAYRRAETRGLGTTDPVEDWLVAEREIDAMLVGGVHI, encoded by the coding sequence ATGAAGACGAAAGGCAAGAAGGCAGCGAAGAAGAGCGAGGCAGGCAAGAAGAGCGCGAAGGCCGCCGTGGCCACCGCCGCCGCCGTCGCCGCGCCCCTCGCGCCGCCGCCCGTCGCCGCCACGCCCGCGCCCGAAGCGCCCGCCGTGATCGACGAGGATTTCAAAGCGCCCGCCGCCTCCGAGCGCAGGCCCATCTCGATCGAGGAGCGCCGCCGGCTGATCGCGCTCACCGCGTATCGCCGCGCCGAGACGCGCGGCCTTGGCACGACCGACCCCGTGGAGGATTGGCTCGTCGCCGAGCGTGAGATCGACGCCATGCTGGTCGGCGGAGTCCACATCTGA